The Capsicum annuum cultivar UCD-10X-F1 chromosome 1, UCD10Xv1.1, whole genome shotgun sequence sequence ttaatgataattaaaataaaaataatatataccattttaaattttgaaatgaaactaaaattgtccgactttaaacaaaaaatattgaCCATTATTAAACTTAAGCAGTCAACCtgaacatattttatttttactatataACCATAATTTATTacccaaaaaattatatattatatgtatataaaaaccaaaaatatgcACTTCATTATCCATAATTCAAACATTCTTAGAATTTACAATTAAAATATGGGAGAAGGGAAAGGGACGAATACATCAGCATATATGGCGTTGATATTATTCGCTGGTAATCAAATTCGATGAGgtacaataataatagaaaaagggGGGTAAGAGAGAAGGGCGACGCCGATTCTTCAACTATGGTGGCCGGTTGACGAAGGGAGAAAGGAATAAAGGGAAGGGAGAGGGGAGAAGGCCAGCGGTGGCACGGTTGGGTTCACCGGCCTCGCCGGCTTCGCAGATCTGGATGGGAAAGGGAGAAAGGGGCAGCGCCATCATTGGGATTCACCGGAGTTAGCAATATTTTTCAGCAGGTTGGCTTTATTCGATCGTAGAAGAAGATGACAATTCCATTTTTATCCCTATTTCTCTACTGTGTGGGTATGTGTATATGTTATGCTTACtgtaatcataaaaaaaaaatacgaaaaggAAACTAATGAGTAATTTTTAAATTCTATAAATACATTTACTACATATATTTTCTTTCCATACCACATCTACTGCTTTTGAACTTAAACTTTATTATTCATATCTATTAAACAAAAAATCATGtacaacaaaaaataatagtGTTAATActgttttattatatttatatttgtctatttataaattgttattatattttgtaaaatataaaattaattaattattattatatttattattgttattatttcatttattattattatgatcattcattattattactattattttctatataaaatataaaataaataatatttaaaaaaaattaatttaaattttacatCTTTCTTCCCTCCCCCCTCCCTCATTTGACAACTAACTATTTCCCCCTAAAAATAACTGTTCCCTCCAAGTGATTTATATTTAAGTGACTCTCCCACCCCAGACGAAAAAAAGGTACGGACATTCATCATCAAAAGGATCAGACACTATTTTATTTGATACTGAAAAAAAAGCATCAGTAACcagtaaaaaaaaagtgaaaatcagagaacgacaacaacaacaaaaaattagattaaagagagagaagaaagtTTGAAGTGGGGATTTTGGTTAAAGTTTCCGGTGACGACGTTTGAATTTTGCTTTAATACATTAACAGGTTCTACTTCAAATTTGAATTACTCATTGTATGAAATTTTTATTAGTGAATTAAATTTATGTTAGTTATTGATGATATgtagtattatttatttaatgttttgaattatgaaaataaatatagcaaTACCCTGacatatatgcatgtattcaCTATCAAAATATAACATGCACACACATTGAATGCACAGACAATAAggaaaatatcattaaaaaaataagaaaactggCCATATTTAGAATACACCACATATCTTCTTCAAAGCATTTTTCTTTACAAATCTTTATATATGAACACACACGCATTACATATGGTAGAAAGATTAGTAGAAAATTagtaaataaaaaagatattagaGAGTAGAGGAATTTCTTGAGTTTTCCGGCAAGTTCTCACCGGAAAACTCCCGGAAACGACTCAAAACTTAGTGAACCAACAACTAAAATTCCTCGGAATCCATTAAAACTGGAAACCAAATGACTGGCGAAGCCCAACGCTGCCCCTCGCACCCCTCGAACTACCACCCGATTCGCCGGTGAAATCCATTGCCGTCGGCAATACCTTTTCTCTTCTTATTTCCATCGTTGTTAGTCTACTACTTCAGATCCGATGACCAAATGGTCAGATCTGGCCGAAATCAACGTCATAGCAGCGATAACAGCCCCACCGGTGAACCAACCATGGCCGCCGCTGCTGATTTACCCTCTCCCCTTTTTCGTCGCTGATGCCTTCTCCGATAACCACTAGCCATACccgtttttttcttttctttctttggaggcacaattttaaaattcaagaagTTCTGATTACTGAAAAATTAGgtgtactatttatatatatatatatatattattattattattattattattattattattattattttgggttACAAAtcacatttatataataaaagaaaagtcTATTCTAAGTAAACTACttaattttgttaaatattagTCATTGTCTATTAGTTAAAAtctataataatattaattttattttaaacgtCAAATTagtgtattattattattattattattaaactattgatattgttgttattagtattattattattattattaatattaatttagtattattattttatatgacttttttttcaatggatttctagtattttaatattttattggcTTATTTaacattcaaaatttattttgcaatcgaaaaaaaaatgaaaagagttGAATTAAGTAGTCAAgtctttaatattaaataaattttagacTCATTTATAATATTCTTCTCAATTAAAAATGCGGCATATGGttctttctgagacatttaaatttcaaggatgcaataatgcatcttgacaaatatttttctaaaattaattttctttgattatttaatacAAAAGTTTTAAATCGTTTTAGATATTAAAAAGTGAATGAATATCAGGCCTTAACATGATTAATTCAATTAGTTTAAGTCAAGGTAAGTCAATAAAGCGATCGTGCTAGAATTATGGGActtgaggggtgcctcacaccttcccttcgttcaacaaaatttcttacccGATCTATTGTATTCacagaccataataaagagtcatttccttttgattagggatttaaaaggtgacttgaaacaccataactcaatttcaagtggcgactctgtaaattaaattaatccctattcaaaatcgtcactttaattggaaaaacccttcgatcTACTCGACTCcttcgagcgaaaaaggggtgtgacaactatCTAATTTTTCATCTAATTGTTCATCAAAATTTCAGTTCCTTATTTTATAATCCCTCTCCTACTTCCTTTACCCTACCCTCcaactgaaaaatataaattaggttgATTTTTGATCACTTTAattctttatcaatttcatccaattttaatcagtcttttttatagaaaatatgacaataaaCTTCAAATTATATATTAAGCTAACTATATTCCAGCATAAGATTTTCAAATCATTactctttaagaaaaaaaaatgaagaagaaaacacacacacaaacataGCTTCCTCCAGATGATTGTATGTACTATCAAAGAAATATTCCCTAGGTTACCTAATCTACTGTTATATACTATttcaatgaataatttatatgtatattttaagaATAATCTTACGTAATTAGTTTAGAGCAAAATCagatcaaaaagaaaaactacTTTAGATTTTAACCAATTTAGATAAAACACTTATCCAAACGCACTCATTTATAGTTTTAACAAATTTATGGATATGTACTCATCTATTGTATAATGGTATTTGTCGTTTCAGAGTGTGGGTAGCATAAAATTTACTGCTAGAGGGAAGTATGTTAATTTTATTgagatgtgtgtgtatatatatacaagagaGCACAAACCAAATAAGTAAAGAATCAAGTAATAAAAAATTGTAATCTTCtcctaaatagaaactaaatcaCTAATGAGATATTGAGATATGGAAGAGATATCCTAGTATCAATCAAGAAATATTGATAATATGCCCCCACAAGATGGTAGATCGGTCTGATATATTAATCTTAGACCTTAGTGCTACGAATGGAGCTTTTGGAAGCGGCTTGGTCAGAAGATCAGCTAGTTGGTCCTGGGATGAGACATGAGAAAAACGTAGCAAGCCTTGTTGGCAGAGATTTCAAACAAAATAACGGTCAATCTCTACGTGCTTCATTTTGAAATGAAAAACTAGTTTAGCACACACATAAGTCGCGCTAATATTGTCATAGTAGATAACTGGTGGTTCCTAGAGACAAGTAGATAACTCTTTAAGAAAATTACAGACCCAATAAATTTTAGCTGAAGCTGAAGTAATAACAGTGGATGAGCGAGCAACAACTCTTTGCTTCTTAGAACTCCATGAGATCAGATTGTAGCCTAAAAACACAATATATGCTGTAGTAGAGGAGCGATCTTCATGATTTCTTGCCCAGTCTGAGTCAGAGAAAGTGTGCATATTTAATGACTTGCCTTTTGAAGAAACAGGCCATTAGCAGATATTCCATCAATATAGCTAAGAACTCTTTTTACCATAGCCCAATGTGTAGTCGTTGGAGCACTTGTAAATTGAGATAATTTGCTTACAACAAAGGCCACATACGGTCTGgtaaggtggagatattgtaaaattCCAACTATACTTTGATATTCTTTAGGATCCTCAAGTAGAGAGCCATCACTGCTTATTGGATAAGATTTGCTTGCCATTAGTGTGCGCATCGGATTAGCTTTAGCCATGTTGGCTTTGTCTAAGATCTTATGTATATACTTTTGCTGACATAAGAAAATTCCAAAAGGTGAACGAATAACttgaaaacccaagaaaaaatgcAAATAACCAAGATCTTTAACAGAGAAATGATTAGCAAGACACCCAATAAAATATTCCACCGAAAATTGATTATTCCCCATAATAATTAGATCATCAACATAGACAAAGATATAGAGTGTAACTCCAGATTTAGCATATATAAATAGGCAATGATCTGATTAAGAGTGGCAAAATCCATATGAAACAAGATAGGATTTGAGTTTCTCATACCATGCTCGCGGAGCTTGTTTAAGCCCATAAATTGCTTTGTGAAGCCGACAAATATGAGTGGGATATGTCTCATCCACAAACTCGGGAGTCTGAGACATATAAACTTTCTCAGTTAAAGTACCGTGCAAGAAGGCATTGTTAACATCTAGTTAAAGAAGTGGCCAATCAAATGAGGCAGCCAGTGAGAGAATAACACGCTCTATGGTATGCTTTGCTACTGGAGAATATGTTTCACCATAATCAACACCTGGACGCTGCAAGAAACCTTTAGCAACAAGTCAAGCTTTATAGTGGCTAATACTTCCATCAGAGTTATATTTAACACGAAAAACCTACTTAGACCCAACGGGTTTGGCTTGAGAATTTGTTGGTACAAGAGACGATGTTCCTTGACCTTTAAGTGTTGATAATTCCTCATTCATGGAAGTACACCATTTAGGATATTTTAATGCTTGGTTAACACTCTTAGGCTCAATAGGTTTGGGTATTGAACCAGAGGAAATATATGATCTGATCGGCTTGGGTTTGCTAATGGTATTTGAGGAAATGGATTGCAATTTAGAAGGTTGTACATCAAGGAATGGTTCAGGTTTAGGAGTTAAGGTAGAAATAAGACAAAGTCTTTGAATTAGCTTACTAATACTGTTTTTAGAATGGGTAGCCATGGGATGATTTGGTATTGGGGCAGAACAAGGAATGGAGGAACCAGAAGTAGTAGAAATTTTACATGAAAAGGATGCAGTGGAGTTCTCAGGCTCGTCTGAGAAAGAGCAATTGCTGGTGGGAACCTCATGAGAGGTACTTCTTGAATTCGATATTGTGGATATATCATGAGAGGAGTTACCCAATGGACTTGATGTAAAAGGAATATTATAATGAGAGGGATCCCATATATCAACAGTGTTAGAATCAGGTCGATTAGCTTTAATTtccatatataaatatagaaaatgatgCTCTACAAAGTCCACGTGTCTGGAGACATACAACCTGGACTTCACAGGATCAAAATAATCATAAGCACTTTGATTTAGTGAGTATCCAAGAAAAAGACATGGGCTGGAGCGAGGTTGCAATTTGTTTTGATTATAAGGCCTTAACCATGGGTAGCACAAATATTCAAAGACCCGAAGCTTGGTCTAGTTTGATTGTGTTCCATACAACCAAAAATAAGGAGACTGATTCTCTAAAATTCTGGTAGGTAGGCGATTAATTAAGTATACTGCAGCAGTAAAGGCATAGGACCAAAATTTTAGCAGGAGATTCGCATTATGTAATAGGGTGATGCCTGTTTCAACAATATAGCGATGACGACATTCGGCAGTTACATTATGTTTAGGGGTATGTGGAGGAGTGAGAAGGTGAGAGATTCCATTGTCTTCAAAGAAGGATCTAAGATGGATGAATTCACCACTATTGTCACAGTAAAAAGAGATGATGGGCTTTTGAAGAGCTTTTCAacaactttcttaaatttttggaATATAATGGATACATCAGACTTTTGTTTTATGGGAAAGAACTATTTGTATTTCGTATAATGATCAACAAATATTAGATAATATTGAAAACCATCTATTGAAATTTTTGGTAAAGGACCTCAAACATCAGAATAAATGTATTCCAAAGGAGCATTGCTTTTTATTGTAGAGTTGTAGAAAGGAAACTTATTCATTTTACTGCATTTACAAGAATTTCAAAAGaatgatttttctattaaaaatgaaatatctAAAAGCTTGAAAACTTGATAAAGAGTAGGAGAGGAAGGGTGACCGAGACGCCGATGCCAATTAGAAGCAGTTGTGGTGGTGGTAGCGGCAAGGGCTTGAGGAGAGGTTGGTGATCGAAGAGATGATGGCTATGGATAAACACTATTTTCAGGTTTCCCTGCTAGTAGAGGTGCCCCGTGCAAAAGTCCTTCACAAAAAATGAATAAGGTGAGAATGAGACAGATACACAATTATCATTACAGAGTTGATAAACAGAAATAAGGTTCTTCTTCATCTGAGGAACATATAAAACATTGGATAAAGTTAAAGCCCGAGAAGATGATGGTAAAAAAGTAGATCCTGTATGGGTGATTTTGTGTTCGTTACCAtcaccatgcataatttcttCACTTCCATCATACTCAGAGTGAAGGGATAAATTTTGGAGATCCCGCATGACGTGATGCGAGGCACCGAAGTCAACAAGCCAATTTCCATCATTGCTATTATTGTGAGTGGCATAGTTAGCACATGGCTGTTGTGTATGAGGCTGAGCATTATTCCTTGTATGTCCATCTGATTCAGATCCATTAACCAGAGAAAGAATTGCCAATAATTTTCAGCACTGCTTTACGTGATGACCAGACTTATCACAAAGTTAACAAGTAACACGAGGCCGATTCCTTTGGTTGTTtttaccatcaaattgagccccAGTATTGTTAGAAGCaaatttatttaagttatttcCTAGACGTGAAGCATGATTGGGTCGAGAATGATTATTGTGAGGTGATAGTTTAGCAAAAAAGTTTGCTGTAATTGAAACTGTGGTAGAGGAAGATAAGCAAACAAGATTCTGCTCAAAATCAAGGAGCTTCTCATGAAACTCTTAAAATATGACTGGATTTTCTCAGGCATACAGAGCTGCAGTGATAGTGTCATATTCTGCTGGAAGTCCATGGAGAGCATGAAGAAAGAGCTCATCCATCGAAATTTAAATGCCAACCGAGGCTAAAGTGCTGCAAATTTGTTTGATCTTTTGTAAGTATGAGGTAATAGAAAGGTTACCCTTTTTCATGTTGCTTAAGGATTTTTTAAGACTCATGATACGGGCACGTGATGGCTTTGCATAAGTTACCGCCAGATTTTGATAGAGAGCATAAGAAGACTCGGTATCAATAACAAAAGGAATGATATCAGAGGATGGAGAGGCAACAATGGCACTTCTGATGAGATGATCTTGCCTTTTATGCAAAGAAGTGGTTGTTGAACTTAGCGACAGTtcaataaagagaagaaagtCATATGCAGTGAGGATGTTTTACCACTGGTATTTTCATGTCTGGTAGTTCGAATTGTTGATCTTTAGAGGTGCTTGAGCAATAACGTTGATACTGATCAACTGCTCATTGTTATTCATTGTGAGAATTGTGGGAGAACTTGGTGCAGCCACATGAGAAGGTGTGGTGGAAGTGTTCTCAGTGGAGAAATTGTTTGGAGGTGTGGATGAGGTGTTCTCAGTAGAGGTATTTCTTGGAGCTATTGTCTTGGCAGaggaaaaaaatatacaaattctCAAGGAGGAAAAAAAATGCTATGAAGCTTTTAGGCTCTTGATACCATATAAGATTTACTGTTGGAGAGAAGTATGTTAATTTTAttgatatgtatgtgtatatatacaaaaGAGCACAAACCGAATAAGTAAAGAATCAAGTAATAAAGAATTGTAATCTTCtcctaaatagaaactaaatcaCTGATGAGATATTGAGATATGGAAGAGATATCCTAGTATCAATCAAGAGATATTGCTAATAGGTGGCACAGTTTCTGAAATGATCAGTTACAGTAGTGgattcaaaattttttcttaagaaatttggaaaaaattacCTCTAATAATTGTTGATATACCTGTACATAACAGACAGAGgcttaaatttaaaaacttaaataGCCTGTGCATCCTGTGGGAATCAAACTTGGAAATGTGGGGACCTATATTGCAGCTGAAGTAGCACGCCTCCATAAATACTGGGAAACTTCTCATCTTTGGTTTGGCGGTCTCTAAAGTAATATATGtacaaaaacattaaaaatctGCCCTATATATAATGTGTAATTTTTATCAAGGGAGTTCGGGTGAACCACCTGGCACACACCTAGGTTCGCCTTTGGTTGGTTGAATATTATGGAAGATTTCATTTTGGAAGGTTTTGGAGTTGGTATGGTTGATTTTTGTCAATATTTAAAAGTTTTGAGATCGTATGAGAATTAGTTAGTCTCACTAGCTCCGAAAGATTAATTTTTGTTAGTAAAACCTTTGATTTTGAGTTCCAAGGCGTTCGGCTAGGTTTTGAgtgattgattgaaaatttgaaagtttaagATGTAGGGAGTTCGGTCAAACATTCAATGTTAACGGTCTTTGTTAAAAAATTTGATGATTCTATTGTGTTCATAATGTTTAGTGAAATTTTGTGAGTTTGACACTATTGTTTAATGTTATCTGGTGCCTTCTTCATGTTCGTGAGGAGGCATCATGTGTTGCAAAGGCTTTGTTTGGGTTGGTCCTTGCATTTACTACAAACCGGCTGTGTTCGGGAAAAATAAATTGCGTTTGGATTGGGGGAGTTGTTCATCGCATTTGTGATAGATGACTCACTTTCGCGATAAGTCTTAAGCCAGGTCAGTCGCATTTATGAAAAATTTTTGGACCAGAATAGGTTTAAATCaccattttcaaatataaatccaatatctcaattttgaAGCTTCGAAACACAGTTTTGAGATAGTCAAAAGGTAATTTTTGAGAATTCCTCATTGAATATTGATTCTTATCTTAGACATTCACTAATGATTTATTTATGATGCCATTTTCAATCATGGGTTTTCAAATGAACACATAtgattttttgaatatatttaagaaataataaactgATAATTCAAGGTTAATTTTAATtccatttttgatgaaattttatatttgaacACCTTAAATCATAGATAACGTGATGTTATattaaaattctaattttgtCATTGTGGGattgtgtttgattttgtaattgACTTTTTATATTTAAGATTTAAGTATAGCAATATGAATgtctatgaatttattttattatgtggaATATGTATTTAAACAGATTCGACTCATTTTGGAGACTCTTCGAAATGGTAAAACTTTGATTCaactttgttttcttcttttaagacAATTTGATGATTCTTTGACTCTTTTTAAAAGTGTTTATGTGTTGATTGATTATAGTGGGAGAAATGGGAATGGGGTTTTTAGGTATAAATAAGATACGAACATCTATGTAGGTACTAGTGTTATGTAAAGGGTTCAAAATGATTAATTGATTTGTTTGGGATTTCCCCCTATTTTCTAGCTGAATAGTTAATAATTTATTGTATATTGATATGATTACGCATGCTAGTTGATGATTGTAGTCTCATATGATATTTTGAGCCTCTTCATGGTAATAATTGATGAAATATTGAGAGTTTGATTTGTCGGAGTACGAGAAGTGAGTTTTATTACTTAAGAGTTTATTTTTGTCTGAGTACGAGAAgtgaattttattatttgtaaaaTCTTTTATTATTTGTGAAAGCTATTAGAGGAAAATCATGACTAATAAGTTGGTTGATACATGATATAAATACTTTTCTTCGTATTCTATTTGATAATTGGAATCGGTGTCAAAGAGTTGCATGTTGTGTCTTGCATTTTATTGGGATCGGAGTGACATGCCTTTCATATATGTTTTGgattgatggagatattataCTACATTTTATTATGGATGAGAGGGAACCTTTTTAACATTTTATGGAACGTAGGGCACCCCTACCTATGTATACGACCCACGTGAGTTTCCTAAGAGTACTATCTAGTTATATAAAGCAACAATTTTATACACAATATATGTATTTCATTTTTCTACTCATATTCCTTGTATTTGGGTTATTGTCTGATGCGGATAATAATTGACTATATTGTTATCTTTAAGCTGGTTTGAGGTGTTTGAGTACTACTAGATTGTTTTATAGCTTAATCGTTATGGTTTATCTGCCAGTCAAAGTGCAATCTTCTTGATTGGTAGGTTTTTGGATGTGTAATTGAGTAGTTGAGAGTTTAAGTGGATCTTACCATCACTTTGATTTAGGGTAGACCGACGATGCTTTTAAATACTTATGTTTTAGCAATTGCACTTGTTTCTTCTGTACTTTTATGTACAGGTTCTGGGTCTAGAGATTCCTTCGTGCAAAGAGTTTGATTTCAAAATTTGAGGTAGCAACTAGTTGATTTGTAGCTTCTCtgtatttcattttttcttgtttATGTTGTCTTTCTCTTGTATTTTAAGACTAGAGTTAGTTATAGGGGTATATCATTTGTTTTTATCTTAGAATTGATGTTTTTGTGAGATAAATAACATTTTCACACTACAAATAGAATTATACTTCTTCTGTAAATATACATTCAGACCTTTCTATAATGGTCCCTTGTTGTAACAATATTTCACTATAGCAACTTGATTTTCTTTGAAAttagtttttcatgttatattttacttctctatGATGACATTTTACCTGTAATAGCAATGTCGTTTATTATAGCGGTACACTCTTTGAAAAGTTACCTCTTTATAACAATTCAATAAACACCCAAGGATGTGTTCTAGTGGCTAATGAAATGGCCTGAAAATCTGAGGTTTTAGGTTTGAGTCTCAGCAGAGACAAAAAACTTTAGGTGATTCTTTTCATCTAAGCTAACCTTGGTGGACAGGGttggggttatccaaaaaaaaaagaaaatattacaataaaataccaaaatatttaaGATAAACATCGTTAATGTCATGTGTATAGTAAACTTCAAGTCGAGTAtctaattcaaagaaaaaatctatctatttatctatctatatattaTAATGCAGAGGATGAAACACCATAATTAGCCAAGTGGCAAGCTATTGAGAATCCACATAACAATTTTTagtaaaaagttaataatattgtaataaaagttttgaattatttgaatattaaaatacattatcctttattttaaataaaattattagcttaaaaatagaaacttattgttgaagagttctaaataaatttttactctttcataaacttatttcttttaatttaaacgTTATAAAACATGtctgaatataatttatttaaatattaaatgaaagataacaatatat is a genomic window containing:
- the LOC124898823 gene encoding uncharacterized mitochondrial protein AtMg00810-like yields the protein MAKANPMRTLMASKSYPISSDGSLLEDPKEYQSIVGILQYLHLTRPYVAFVVSKLSQFTSAPTTTHWAMVKRVLSYIDGISANGLFLQKKEKKKTGMASGYRRRHQRRKRGEGKSAAAAMVGSPVGLLSLL